From one Burkholderia pyrrocinia genomic stretch:
- a CDS encoding leucine-rich repeat-containing protein kinase family protein produces the protein MTTTLEQLQAGQLSGARQLKLACGLTEFPREIFDLADTLEVLDLSGNALAALPDDLPRLHRLRILFASGNRFTAFPDVLGACPQLDMIGFKANRIRTVPRGSLPRALRWLILTDNEIDALPAEIGDCSRLQKLMLAGNRLRALPAEMAACRALELVRLSANRLDELPDWLLRLPRLAWLAYSGNPFSAAPEAAASAGPEVADVDWASLSCEQKLGEGASGVIYRAQWRADGHAPRAVAVKLFKGAVTSDGLPDCEMAACLHAGRHPNVIPVIGKVRGHPDGTHGLVMELVDPALTNLAGPPSFATCTRDVYAADARFEPTEAVRIAHGIASAARHLHARGIMHGDLYAHNILHDGAGGALLGDFGAASFYDTSDVRHGARLERLEVRAFGHLLGELLAHCVPHTWAGGSDLEALAAACASEDIDTRPSFDGIVDALAAWKV, from the coding sequence GTGACCACCACCCTCGAACAACTGCAGGCCGGACAACTGTCGGGCGCCCGGCAACTCAAGCTCGCGTGCGGGCTGACCGAATTTCCGCGCGAGATCTTCGATCTCGCCGACACGCTCGAAGTGCTCGACCTGTCCGGCAATGCGCTCGCCGCGCTGCCGGACGACCTGCCGCGGCTGCACCGCCTGCGCATCCTGTTCGCGTCCGGCAACCGCTTCACCGCCTTCCCCGACGTGCTCGGCGCGTGTCCGCAGCTGGACATGATCGGCTTCAAGGCGAACCGGATCCGCACGGTGCCGCGCGGATCGCTGCCGCGTGCACTGCGCTGGCTGATCCTCACCGACAACGAAATCGACGCATTGCCCGCCGAGATCGGCGACTGCTCGCGATTGCAGAAGCTGATGCTCGCGGGCAACCGGCTGCGCGCGCTGCCTGCCGAAATGGCCGCGTGCCGTGCGCTCGAGCTGGTGCGCCTGTCGGCGAACCGGCTGGACGAACTGCCCGACTGGTTGCTGCGCCTGCCGCGCCTCGCGTGGCTCGCATACTCCGGCAATCCGTTCAGCGCCGCGCCGGAAGCCGCGGCGTCGGCCGGGCCCGAGGTCGCGGACGTCGACTGGGCGTCGCTCTCGTGCGAACAGAAGCTGGGCGAAGGCGCGTCGGGTGTCATTTACCGCGCGCAATGGCGTGCGGACGGTCATGCGCCGCGAGCGGTCGCGGTCAAGCTGTTCAAGGGCGCGGTGACGAGCGACGGGCTGCCCGACTGTGAAATGGCCGCGTGCCTGCACGCCGGCCGCCACCCGAACGTGATTCCGGTGATCGGCAAGGTGCGCGGTCATCCGGATGGCACGCACGGCCTCGTGATGGAACTGGTCGATCCTGCGCTGACGAACCTTGCCGGGCCGCCGAGCTTTGCAACCTGCACGCGCGACGTGTATGCGGCCGACGCGCGATTCGAGCCGACGGAGGCCGTGCGGATCGCGCACGGCATCGCATCGGCGGCACGCCATCTGCACGCGCGCGGCATCATGCATGGCGACCTGTATGCGCACAACATCCTGCACGACGGTGCAGGCGGCGCGCTGTTGGGCGACTTCGGTGCGGCGTCGTTCTACGACACGAGCGACGTAAGGCATGGCGCCCGGCTCGAACGGCTGGAAGTCCGCGCGTTCGGCCACCTGCTCGGCGAATTGCTCGCGCACTGCGTACCGCATACATGGGCCGGGGGGAGCGATCTGGAAGCGCTCGCGGCGGCTTGCGCGAGCGAGGACATCGACACCCGGCCGTCGTTCGACGGGATTGTCGACGCGCTGGCCGCGTGGAAGGTCTGA
- the copC gene encoding copper homeostasis periplasmic binding protein CopC: protein MKTALFVRGALAALGFVVIQAAQAHALPKSRVPAADATLSSAPHAVTIDFSEALEPAFSSIAVTDSHGQSVADGKSAVDAGNRKRMHVALASLTAGTYTVAWIAVASDGHRTKGRYTFTLK, encoded by the coding sequence ATGAAAACCGCCCTTTTCGTTCGCGGCGCACTCGCCGCACTCGGCTTCGTCGTCATCCAGGCCGCCCAGGCCCACGCGCTCCCGAAGTCGCGGGTACCGGCCGCCGACGCCACGCTTTCGAGCGCACCGCACGCAGTCACGATCGATTTCAGCGAAGCGCTCGAGCCGGCCTTCAGCTCGATCGCCGTCACCGACAGCCACGGGCAGTCGGTCGCCGACGGGAAATCGGCCGTCGACGCCGGCAACCGCAAGCGGATGCACGTCGCGCTGGCCAGCCTGACGGCCGGCACGTACACGGTCGCGTGGATCGCGGTAGCCAGCGACGGCCATCGCACGAAAGGCCGCTACACGTTCACGCTGAAGTGA
- a CDS encoding SRPBCC family protein, with product MTQQTDRIEKQTLLSASPDRAWEAVSNSGEFGHWFGVAFDGPFAADQPLFGRITPTRVDDDVAKAQEPYAGTVFEIVVDRVEPKQLFSFRWHPFAIDPNFDYTSEPMTLVTFTLAAQAGGTLLTVTETGFDQLIEARRAKAREMNDQGWAAQMTLITKYLEKHA from the coding sequence ATGACCCAGCAAACCGATCGCATCGAAAAGCAGACCCTGCTCTCGGCATCGCCCGACCGCGCCTGGGAAGCCGTCAGCAATTCCGGGGAATTCGGCCACTGGTTCGGCGTCGCGTTCGACGGACCGTTCGCGGCCGACCAGCCGCTGTTCGGCCGCATCACGCCGACGCGCGTCGACGACGACGTCGCCAAGGCACAGGAACCCTATGCGGGCACTGTGTTCGAAATCGTCGTCGATCGCGTTGAGCCGAAGCAACTGTTCTCGTTTCGCTGGCATCCGTTCGCGATCGATCCGAACTTCGATTACACGTCCGAGCCGATGACGCTCGTCACGTTCACGCTCGCCGCACAGGCCGGCGGCACGCTGCTGACGGTCACGGAAACGGGCTTCGACCAGTTGATCGAAGCGCGTCGCGCGAAAGCGCGCGAGATGAACGATCAGGGCTGGGCCGCGCAGATGACGCTGATCACGAAATATCTGGAGAAGCACGCGTAA
- a CDS encoding sigma-54-dependent Fis family transcriptional regulator, whose product MPHPFVLPATAGRTDLLAQAHARSTAVGLRAHERPDFSPLSRIALRELLDTNHALFSHARPVMENLHAQIADTQSLVLLTDADGVILHSIGDADFIEKANRVALCTGVSWAEGARGTNAIGTALASGQAVAVHGAEHFLRANHILTCSCAPIFDPFGRTLGTLDVSGDPRGSSPHTLALVRMSAQLIENHLFANQCADALRLRFHAHEDCVDSLFAGLVAFGPDGGLIAANRSAQFQLGAPFDALQHQRSDALFGMRFGELAQQAARAPGAMFRLTLSTGVRVLARCEFAEAQRATVAVTPPAPAARVRAPDPDAITFATLDTGDARMAAVLERVAKIRGRDLPLLILGQTGTGKEWLARALHQASPRADGPFVAVNCAALPDSLIEAELFGYEDGAFTGARKRGSPGKIVQADGGTLFLDEIGDMPLAQQVRLMRVLQERAVMPLGGARAVPVDVRVVCATHRDLRAMIAEGTFREDLFYRINGLAVTLPALAARTDLPALVERILARLARSEPMPRRIAADVLDAFTRHRWPGNLRQMTNVLRTAGMLAEDEAEITLAHLPDDFWLDCDDAPAVPAATATTAPADPREGTTLQSHQAAVIDAVLARHGGNVSAAARELGLARNTVYRYLRRH is encoded by the coding sequence ATGCCGCACCCCTTCGTGCTGCCCGCCACCGCGGGTCGCACCGACCTGCTCGCGCAGGCGCATGCGCGTTCGACCGCGGTCGGCCTGCGCGCGCACGAGCGCCCCGATTTCTCGCCGCTGTCGCGCATCGCGCTGCGCGAACTGCTCGACACGAATCACGCACTGTTCTCGCACGCCCGCCCGGTGATGGAGAACCTCCACGCGCAAATCGCCGATACGCAAAGCCTCGTGCTGCTGACCGACGCCGACGGCGTGATCCTGCACAGCATCGGCGACGCGGACTTCATCGAGAAAGCCAACCGCGTCGCGCTGTGTACGGGCGTCTCGTGGGCCGAAGGCGCGCGCGGCACCAACGCGATCGGCACCGCGCTCGCATCGGGCCAGGCCGTCGCCGTGCACGGCGCCGAACACTTCCTGCGCGCCAATCACATCCTCACCTGCTCGTGCGCGCCGATCTTCGATCCGTTCGGCCGCACGCTCGGCACGCTCGACGTCAGCGGCGACCCGCGCGGCTCGAGCCCGCATACGCTCGCGCTCGTGCGGATGTCCGCGCAGCTGATCGAAAACCATCTGTTCGCGAACCAGTGCGCGGACGCGTTGCGGCTGCGCTTTCACGCGCACGAGGATTGCGTCGACTCATTGTTCGCCGGGCTCGTCGCATTCGGCCCCGACGGCGGGCTGATCGCCGCGAACCGCAGCGCACAATTCCAGCTCGGCGCGCCGTTCGATGCATTGCAGCATCAACGCAGCGACGCGCTGTTCGGCATGCGCTTCGGCGAACTCGCGCAGCAGGCGGCGCGCGCGCCCGGCGCGATGTTCCGCCTCACGCTGTCCACCGGCGTACGCGTGCTCGCGCGCTGCGAATTCGCGGAAGCGCAGCGGGCGACGGTCGCCGTCACGCCGCCCGCACCGGCCGCACGCGTGCGCGCGCCGGACCCCGACGCGATCACGTTCGCGACGCTCGACACCGGCGACGCGCGCATGGCCGCCGTGCTCGAACGCGTCGCGAAGATCCGCGGGCGCGACCTGCCGCTGCTGATCCTCGGCCAGACCGGCACCGGCAAGGAATGGCTCGCCCGCGCGCTGCACCAGGCGTCGCCGCGCGCGGACGGCCCGTTCGTCGCGGTCAACTGCGCGGCGCTGCCCGATTCGCTGATCGAGGCCGAACTGTTCGGCTATGAAGATGGCGCGTTCACCGGCGCGCGCAAGCGCGGCAGCCCCGGCAAGATCGTGCAGGCCGACGGCGGCACGCTGTTTCTCGACGAGATCGGCGATATGCCGCTCGCGCAGCAGGTCAGGCTGATGCGCGTGCTGCAGGAGCGCGCAGTGATGCCGCTCGGCGGCGCGCGCGCGGTGCCGGTCGACGTGCGCGTGGTCTGCGCGACCCATCGCGACCTGCGCGCGATGATCGCGGAAGGCACGTTCCGCGAAGACCTGTTCTACCGGATCAACGGGCTCGCGGTCACGCTGCCGGCGCTCGCCGCGCGCACCGACCTGCCCGCGCTCGTCGAGCGGATTCTGGCGCGGCTCGCCCGCAGCGAGCCGATGCCGCGCCGCATCGCGGCCGACGTGCTCGACGCGTTCACGCGTCACCGCTGGCCCGGCAACCTGCGGCAGATGACCAACGTGCTGCGCACGGCCGGCATGCTCGCCGAGGACGAAGCCGAAATCACGCTCGCGCATTTGCCCGACGATTTCTGGCTCGACTGCGACGATGCGCCGGCGGTACCTGCTGCAACGGCTACGACCGCACCGGCCGACCCGCGCGAAGGCACGACGCTGCAAAGCCACCAGGCCGCGGTGATCGACGCGGTGCTCGCGCGGCACGGCGGCAACGTGTCGGCGGCCGCGCGCGAGCTCGGCCTCGCGCGCAATACCGTGTACCGGTACCTGCGCCGGCATTGA
- a CDS encoding DUF2946 domain-containing protein — MLSRRLRKIGSLIGMLAILMTALAPTISQALTTQGRVDALLAGYCTAAPATGDRSADSSPKSLQAHLQACGYCSLLAHTPALPAPELTFAANVRVIQHREATRFDSLRRALPLTAAQPRAPPFAS, encoded by the coding sequence ATGCTGAGTCGTCGTCTCCGGAAGATCGGCAGTCTGATCGGGATGCTCGCCATCCTGATGACGGCGCTCGCGCCGACGATCTCGCAGGCGCTGACGACGCAAGGCCGCGTCGATGCACTGCTGGCCGGTTACTGTACGGCCGCGCCGGCCACCGGCGATCGCTCCGCCGATTCGTCGCCGAAGAGCCTGCAGGCCCACCTCCAGGCATGCGGCTATTGCAGCCTGCTTGCCCACACACCCGCACTGCCCGCGCCCGAACTGACGTTCGCGGCCAACGTGCGCGTCATCCAGCACCGCGAAGCGACCCGCTTCGACAGCCTGCGCCGCGCGCTGCCGCTCACGGCCGCGCAGCCGCGCGCCCCTCCGTTCGCGTCCTGA
- a CDS encoding MFS transporter, whose amino-acid sequence MSSASISRSTPGTQNAASDALPAGVSPRSAAYKRIALALFLAGFSTFSLLYCVQPLLPAFAREFGLGAASSSLSLSLSTGMLAVSILCAGALSERVGRRGLMFASMTLAALFNVFAALSPNWNLLLVWRALEGFALGGVPAVAMAYLAEEIASDGLGFSMGLYVGGTAFGGMIGRIGMSALEEHFSWRTAMLTIGVVDLVAAVAFVMLLPQSRRFVKRTDLTLRHHVRLWNAQLHHARLPFVFAIGFLVMGAFVTIYNYAGFRLTATPFNLSSTECGLIFGAYLFGMVSSSSAGALADRLGRAPVLVSGILVFAAGLALTLSHSLAAIVVGIVLVTIGFFVAHAVASGWVGYLAGSAKGHAASLYLLAYYLGSSVLGSVGGSFWQHGAWASVAAYVAVLLAVALLAARRLARA is encoded by the coding sequence ATGTCCTCCGCTTCGATTTCCCGATCCACGCCCGGCACGCAGAACGCCGCATCCGATGCGCTGCCTGCCGGCGTGTCCCCGCGCTCGGCCGCGTACAAGCGCATCGCGCTGGCACTTTTCCTCGCCGGCTTTTCCACCTTCTCGCTGCTGTACTGCGTCCAGCCGCTGCTTCCCGCGTTCGCACGGGAGTTCGGGCTGGGCGCGGCATCGAGTTCGCTGTCGCTGTCGTTGTCGACCGGGATGCTGGCGGTGTCCATCTTGTGCGCCGGCGCACTGTCCGAACGCGTCGGGCGACGCGGGCTGATGTTCGCGTCGATGACGCTGGCCGCGCTGTTCAACGTGTTCGCCGCGCTGTCGCCGAACTGGAACCTGCTGCTGGTCTGGCGTGCGCTCGAAGGGTTCGCGCTGGGCGGCGTCCCGGCGGTCGCGATGGCCTATCTCGCGGAAGAAATCGCGTCCGACGGGCTCGGTTTCTCGATGGGGCTCTATGTCGGCGGGACCGCGTTCGGCGGCATGATCGGACGGATCGGCATGAGCGCGCTGGAAGAACACTTCTCGTGGCGGACGGCAATGCTGACGATCGGCGTCGTCGATCTCGTCGCGGCGGTCGCCTTCGTGATGCTGCTGCCGCAATCGCGGCGCTTCGTGAAGCGCACCGATCTGACGCTGCGCCACCATGTTCGGCTGTGGAACGCGCAACTGCATCACGCCCGGCTCCCGTTCGTGTTCGCGATCGGCTTCCTGGTGATGGGCGCGTTCGTGACGATCTACAACTACGCGGGGTTCCGGCTCACGGCGACCCCTTTCAACCTGAGCTCGACCGAGTGCGGCCTGATCTTCGGCGCCTACCTGTTCGGGATGGTGTCTTCATCGAGCGCCGGCGCGCTCGCCGACCGTCTCGGACGCGCACCGGTGCTGGTCAGCGGCATTCTCGTATTCGCGGCGGGCCTCGCGCTGACGCTGTCGCATTCGCTCGCCGCGATCGTCGTCGGCATCGTGCTCGTCACGATCGGCTTCTTCGTCGCCCATGCGGTCGCGAGCGGCTGGGTCGGTTACCTCGCGGGATCCGCGAAGGGGCACGCCGCATCGCTGTACCTGCTTGCGTACTATCTCGGATCGAGCGTGCTCGGTTCGGTCGGCGGGTCGTTCTGGCAGCATGGCGCGTGGGCGAGCGTCGCCGCGTATGTCGCGGTGCTGCTCGCCGTTGCGCTACTCGCTGCACGTCGATTGGCCCGCGCGTAA
- a CDS encoding DUF2964 family protein gives MMEMEHARAVFRIATRMRRDMHPFGRRIMVRTELRVVLAAIATFIMLGGIAVAIHGLLFDLTDAVLYGAAAIAAGVTTAAVALNVWPTDPH, from the coding sequence ATGATGGAAATGGAGCACGCACGCGCCGTGTTCCGCATTGCAACACGCATGCGACGTGACATGCATCCGTTCGGGAGACGCATCATGGTTCGGACGGAACTGAGAGTCGTGCTGGCGGCCATCGCCACCTTCATCATGCTGGGCGGCATTGCCGTGGCGATCCACGGTTTGCTGTTCGATCTGACCGATGCGGTGCTATACGGGGCGGCCGCGATTGCGGCGGGCGTCACGACAGCCGCGGTCGCGCTCAACGTCTGGCCCACCGATCCGCACTGA
- a CDS encoding 2Fe-2S iron-sulfur cluster-binding protein, with amino-acid sequence MTDPEHPPLVRIEPLGATFDAPDSLTLLEAAAFAHVSLPRSCRNGTCRSCLCRIVSGSVRYTIEWPGLSREEKADGYTLPCVAVATSDLVLDVPDAVMLD; translated from the coding sequence ATGACCGATCCGGAACACCCTCCCCTCGTGCGCATCGAGCCGCTCGGCGCGACCTTCGATGCGCCCGACTCGCTGACGCTGCTCGAGGCCGCCGCGTTCGCGCACGTATCGCTGCCGCGCTCGTGCCGCAACGGCACGTGCCGAAGCTGCCTTTGCCGGATCGTCAGCGGCAGCGTACGCTACACGATCGAATGGCCGGGGCTGAGCCGCGAGGAAAAGGCCGACGGCTATACGCTGCCGTGCGTGGCCGTCGCGACGTCGGACCTCGTGCTCGACGTGCCCGACGCGGTCATGCTCGACTAG
- a CDS encoding LysE family translocator produces the protein MSIQTWMLFAAAYLATTLSPGPNVLLVIRNTVRYGTHGTAATIAGNLVAQGVVVLLVALGVGAVLVAMPPLFVAMKVVGAAYLMVLGVRQLRGDRKAAGSTGAAEIAVPDRRKLFREALFVSGSNPKTMIFLSAFMPQFIVHDRPLALQFVVMYATIACTVVVVHSVYSAGVRRFHRGFGMSRAVRALKRASGLLFVGLGIKLLTARQV, from the coding sequence ATGTCCATTCAGACCTGGATGCTGTTTGCCGCAGCCTATCTCGCGACCACGCTGTCGCCGGGGCCCAACGTGCTGCTCGTGATCCGCAACACGGTGCGCTACGGCACGCACGGCACCGCCGCGACGATCGCGGGCAACCTCGTCGCGCAAGGTGTGGTCGTGCTGCTCGTCGCGCTCGGCGTCGGCGCGGTGCTCGTCGCGATGCCGCCGCTGTTCGTCGCGATGAAGGTCGTCGGCGCCGCGTACCTGATGGTGCTGGGCGTCCGGCAACTGCGCGGCGACCGCAAGGCCGCCGGGTCGACCGGCGCAGCGGAGATCGCCGTGCCCGACCGCAGGAAGCTGTTCCGCGAAGCGCTGTTCGTGTCGGGCAGCAATCCGAAGACGATGATTTTCCTGTCGGCGTTCATGCCGCAGTTCATCGTGCACGACCGCCCGCTCGCGCTGCAGTTCGTCGTGATGTACGCGACGATCGCATGCACCGTCGTGGTCGTTCACAGCGTCTATTCGGCCGGCGTGCGCCGGTTCCATCGCGGCTTCGGCATGAGTCGTGCGGTGCGCGCACTCAAGCGCGCCAGCGGGCTGCTGTTCGTCGGGCTCGGGATCAAGCTGCTGACTGCGCGGCAGGTTTGA
- a CDS encoding LysR family transcriptional regulator, with the protein MELRHLRYFLAVAATLNFTKAAETLGIGQPPLSQQIKALESELGVELFRRTARGAELTLAGEVFAEEARRVLDDAERAARAARRAARGETGHLRVGFTGTAAFNSKVSDLIRRFREAFPDAELTLQEATSRVLLEALDAGHLDVAIVRPERRVAATLRVSDWDEEPMFVALPVAHRLAQRRRIDLAELADESFVQVPREAGSALFDDIVAACNAAGFEPRMAQPAPQIASAVTLVAAGLGVSVVPKAITQVQVAGVVYRPFAGNALRARLAIASRCDEPSAVVRNFLLLA; encoded by the coding sequence ATGGAACTCCGACATCTCCGATACTTTCTGGCCGTGGCGGCCACGTTGAATTTCACCAAGGCTGCCGAAACGCTCGGCATCGGGCAGCCGCCGTTGAGCCAGCAGATCAAGGCGCTAGAAAGTGAACTCGGCGTGGAGTTGTTCAGGCGGACCGCGCGCGGCGCCGAGCTGACGCTGGCGGGCGAGGTCTTCGCGGAAGAGGCGCGCCGCGTGCTCGACGATGCCGAGCGGGCCGCACGGGCGGCAAGGCGGGCCGCACGCGGGGAAACCGGGCATCTGCGGGTCGGTTTCACCGGGACGGCGGCGTTCAATTCGAAAGTGTCGGATTTGATTCGCCGCTTTCGGGAGGCGTTTCCGGACGCCGAGCTGACGTTGCAGGAGGCGACGTCGCGCGTCCTGCTGGAGGCGCTGGATGCCGGGCATCTCGACGTCGCGATCGTGCGGCCGGAACGCCGTGTCGCCGCGACGTTGCGGGTGTCCGACTGGGACGAGGAACCGATGTTCGTCGCGCTGCCCGTGGCGCATCGGCTGGCGCAGCGTCGGCGCATCGATCTGGCCGAGCTGGCCGACGAGTCGTTCGTGCAGGTGCCGCGGGAAGCCGGCAGCGCGCTGTTCGACGACATCGTCGCCGCATGCAACGCCGCCGGATTCGAGCCGCGGATGGCGCAACCCGCGCCGCAGATCGCGTCCGCGGTGACGCTGGTTGCTGCCGGGCTCGGCGTGTCTGTCGTGCCGAAGGCGATTACGCAGGTGCAGGTTGCCGGGGTCGTCTATCGGCCGTTCGCGGGCAATGCGCTTCGTGCAAGGCTGGCCATTGCGTCGCGATGCGACGAGCCGTCGGCGGTCGTTCGCAATTTTCTTTTGCTGGCCTAG
- a CDS encoding copper chaperone PCu(A)C: MKRPIPTSLLFALLALQAPATFAAPVVQADNCWIRAMPATVPSSGYFSLKNDGDTPARLTGIDTPAYGMAMVHETLTNGSTAKMVHVDAVEVPAHGTVTFRPKSYHVMLEQPRQPVAPGAKVPFRLHFADGSTVSVTCDAKAPTYTGL, encoded by the coding sequence ATGAAACGCCCGATTCCGACCAGCCTGCTCTTCGCGCTGCTGGCGCTGCAAGCCCCCGCCACGTTCGCCGCACCGGTCGTGCAGGCCGACAACTGCTGGATCCGCGCGATGCCGGCGACGGTGCCGTCGTCCGGCTACTTCTCGCTGAAGAACGACGGCGATACGCCCGCCCGGCTGACAGGCATCGACACCCCCGCGTACGGGATGGCGATGGTGCACGAAACGCTGACGAACGGCAGCACCGCGAAAATGGTTCACGTCGACGCGGTCGAGGTGCCGGCGCACGGCACCGTGACATTCCGGCCGAAGAGCTATCACGTGATGCTGGAGCAGCCGCGCCAGCCCGTCGCGCCCGGCGCGAAGGTGCCGTTCCGGCTGCATTTCGCGGACGGCTCGACGGTGTCCGTGACCTGCGACGCGAAGGCGCCGACGTACACCGGCCTGTAA
- a CDS encoding aspartate aminotransferase family protein — MSLNDDETFWRNARQHLVRYGGTFEPMIIERAKGSFVYDADGRAILDFTSGQMSAVLGHSHPEIATVIGEYAGKLDHLFSGMLSRPVVDLATRLADITPDGLDRALLLSTGAESNEAAIRMAKLVTGKYEIVGFAQSWHGMTGAAASATYSAGRKGVGPAAVGSFAIPAPFTYRPRFERNGAYDYLAELDYAFDLIDRQSSGNLAAFIAEPILSSGGIIELPEGYMAALKRKCEERGMLLILDEAQTGVGRTGTMFACQHDGVTPDILTLSKTLGAGLPLAAMVTSAAIEERAHELGYLFYTTHVSDPLPAAVGLRVLDVVQRDGLVARANVMGDRLRRGLLDLMERFDCIGDVRGRGLLLGVEIVKDRRTKEPADGLGAKITRECMNLGLSMNIVQLPGMGGVFRIAPPLTVSEEEIDLGLSLLGQAIERAV; from the coding sequence ATGTCCCTGAACGACGACGAAACCTTCTGGCGCAACGCCAGGCAGCATCTGGTCCGCTACGGCGGCACGTTCGAGCCGATGATCATCGAGCGCGCGAAAGGCAGCTTCGTCTACGACGCTGACGGCCGCGCGATCCTCGATTTCACGTCAGGGCAGATGAGCGCGGTGCTCGGCCACAGCCATCCGGAGATCGCCACCGTCATCGGCGAATACGCGGGCAAGCTCGACCACCTGTTCAGCGGGATGCTGTCGCGGCCGGTCGTCGACCTCGCGACGCGCCTCGCCGACATCACGCCCGACGGGCTCGACCGCGCGCTGCTGCTCAGCACCGGCGCGGAATCGAACGAAGCGGCGATCCGGATGGCGAAGCTCGTCACCGGCAAGTACGAGATCGTCGGCTTCGCGCAGTCGTGGCACGGGATGACTGGCGCGGCCGCATCGGCCACGTACAGCGCGGGCCGCAAGGGTGTCGGCCCGGCTGCCGTCGGCTCGTTCGCGATTCCGGCGCCGTTCACGTACCGGCCGCGCTTCGAGCGCAACGGCGCCTACGACTATCTCGCCGAACTCGACTACGCGTTCGACCTGATCGATCGCCAGTCGAGCGGCAACCTCGCGGCGTTCATCGCGGAGCCGATCCTCAGTTCGGGCGGGATCATCGAACTGCCGGAAGGCTATATGGCGGCGCTCAAGCGCAAGTGCGAGGAACGCGGGATGCTGCTGATCCTCGACGAGGCGCAGACGGGTGTCGGGCGCACCGGCACGATGTTCGCGTGCCAGCACGACGGCGTGACGCCCGACATCCTGACGCTGTCGAAAACGCTCGGCGCCGGGCTGCCACTCGCGGCCATGGTGACGTCCGCGGCGATCGAGGAACGCGCGCACGAGCTCGGTTACCTGTTCTACACGACGCACGTGTCGGACCCGCTGCCGGCGGCTGTCGGCCTGCGCGTGCTGGACGTCGTGCAGCGCGACGGGCTCGTCGCACGCGCGAATGTGATGGGCGACCGGCTCAGGCGCGGCCTGCTCGACCTGATGGAACGGTTCGACTGCATCGGCGACGTGCGAGGGCGCGGGCTGCTGCTCGGTGTCGAGATCGTCAAGGATCGCCGGACGAAAGAGCCGGCGGACGGGCTCGGCGCGAAGATCACGCGCGAGTGCATGAACCTCGGGCTCAGCATGAACATCGTGCAGTTGCCGGGCATGGGCGGCGTGTTCCGGATCGCGCCGCCGCTGACTGTCAGCGAGGAAGAGATCGATCTCGGCTTGTCGCTGCTCGGACAGGCGATCGAACGCGCGGTGTAA
- a CDS encoding LysR family transcriptional regulator, with the protein MQGRKGANTLGRSLEIDLLRSFVVIAEVRALSRAAARVGRTQSALSQQMKRLEDIVDQPLFQRTGRGVVLTHPGERLLVHAQRILRLHDEAMADLCGTGLSGTIRFGCPDDYAEVFLPSLLRQFSSQHPQAIVEIVCGPTPRLLEQLEKRAVDLAMISLPDDGASDDIIRREQLVWIGYPGLEPAHFDPLPLALSDRDTLDHIAACEALDRAGRAYRVAYASSSLAGLIALVRSGQAFAVMTQTAVPADLAIVNGDPRLPPLPAVGITLRFDRKRPSHLTAVFAEHIRLTLPLL; encoded by the coding sequence ATGCAAGGTAGAAAAGGAGCTAATACCTTGGGACGCTCGCTCGAAATCGACCTGCTGCGTTCGTTCGTCGTGATCGCCGAGGTGCGCGCGCTCAGCCGCGCGGCTGCGCGCGTCGGCCGGACGCAGTCCGCGCTCAGCCAGCAGATGAAGCGGCTCGAGGATATCGTCGACCAGCCGCTGTTCCAGCGCACCGGCCGCGGCGTGGTGCTGACGCACCCGGGCGAGCGGCTGCTCGTGCATGCGCAGCGCATCCTGCGGCTGCACGACGAGGCGATGGCCGACCTGTGCGGCACGGGGCTGTCGGGGACCATCCGGTTCGGGTGCCCGGACGATTACGCGGAGGTGTTTCTGCCGTCGCTGCTGCGGCAGTTTTCGAGCCAGCATCCGCAGGCGATCGTCGAAATCGTATGCGGGCCGACGCCGCGGCTGCTCGAACAGCTCGAGAAACGCGCGGTCGATCTCGCGATGATTTCATTGCCGGACGACGGGGCGAGCGATGACATCATTCGCCGCGAGCAACTGGTCTGGATCGGCTATCCGGGGCTTGAACCCGCGCATTTCGATCCGTTGCCGCTCGCGCTTTCCGATCGCGATACGCTCGATCACATCGCGGCTTGCGAAGCGCTGGATCGCGCCGGCCGCGCTTACCGCGTCGCGTATGCGAGCAGCAGTCTCGCGGGGCTGATCGCGCTGGTGCGCTCGGGGCAGGCGTTCGCGGTGATGACGCAGACGGCCGTGCCGGCCGACCTGGCGATCGTCAACGGCGATCCGCGGTTGCCGCCGTTGCCGGCCGTGGGCATTACGCTGAGGTTCGACCGGAAACGGCCGTCGCATCTGACGGCGGTGTTCGCCGAGCATATCCGGCTGACGCTGCCGTTGTTGTGA